The following are encoded together in the Mesoplodon densirostris isolate mMesDen1 chromosome 2, mMesDen1 primary haplotype, whole genome shotgun sequence genome:
- the LOC132483187 gene encoding large ribosomal subunit protein eL21-like: protein MTNTERKRRGTCYMFFRPFRKHRVAPLATYMRLYKKGDIVDIKGMGTVHKGMPHKCYHGKTGRVYNVTQHAVGIIVNKQVKGKILAKRINVHIEHIKHSKSQDSFLKRVKENDQKKNEAKEKGTWVQLKLQSAPPREAHFVRTSGKEPKLLEPILYEFMA, encoded by the coding sequence ATGAccaacacagagagaaagaggaggggcaCCTGCTACATGTTCTTTAGGCCTTTTAGGAAACACAGAGTTGCTCCTTTGGCCACATACATGCGACTCTACAAGAAAGGTGATATTGTAGATATCAAGGGAATGGGCACTGTTCATAAAGGAATGCCCCACAAATGTTACCATGGCAAAACTGGGAGAGTCTACAATGTTACCCAGCATGCTGTTGGCATCATTGTAAACAAACAAGTTAAGGGCAAGATTCTTGCCAAGAGAATTAATGTGCATATCGAGCATATTAAGCACTCTAAGAGTCAAGATAGCTTCCTGAAACGGGTGAaggaaaatgatcagaaaaagaaCGAAGCCAAAGAGAAAGGTACTTGGGTTCAACTGAAGCTCCAGTCTGCTCCacccagagaagcacacttcgTGAGAACCAGTGGAAAGGAGCCTAAGCTGTTGGAGCCCATTCTCTATGAATTCATGGCATGA